The window CCAATCGGTCGCGCTGGTGCGCGGCGATGCGTTTCGGCTGCCTTTTAAAGAGGCCTGTCTGGATGTAGTCTATCATCAGGGATTGCTGGAGCATTTCACGGCGCCGAAGCAAATTCTGATGGAAAACCGCCGTGTGCTCAAGGTGGGCGGCCACGCCATTGCTGATGTGCCGCAGCGCTATCATCCCTATACGCTGGTCAAACACATTCTGATCGCTTTGAACCGATGGTTTGCTGGTTGGGAGACCGAGTTCTCCCGTGCGCAGCTGGAACGTCTGTTTCGCGACGTGAATCTGGACCCGATCGGTTTTTACGGCGATTGGATGCGGCCGAGTTTCGGCTACCGGGCGATGCGCGAACTGTTGAAGAAACTATCGGTGCGCCTGCCGTTGCATCCCCGCTCTTTGCCGGGATGGGCCAAGCTGCGGCAAAAAGCGGCAGATCGGTTTCGCCGCAGCCGCTGGGCGCACTATACCTACATGGATATCGGGGTGGTCGGAACCCGCAGATGATCGAATCATGCCGACGCGGTCGGGCCGCTGTCGACCGGAATCATCGCTGCGGAGAAAAACCGGGAGTCGATCAATTTGTCAGAGGCCAAGCGTTATCATATTTTGGTCATCAACTGGCAGGACATTCGCAACCCCTACGGCGGCGGCGCCGAAGTGCATCTGCATGAAATTTTCAAGCGGGTGGCCGCCGACGGCCATCGTGTGACTCTGCTGTGCAGCGGCTTTGCCGGTGCGCCCGGCCGAGAGCAGATCGACGGCCTGGAGGTGGTGCGCAAGGGTTCGCGAAACTGGTTCAACTATTCCGTGCCGGCCGACTACCGGGCCCTGGCCGCGAAAAATCGGTTCGATGTGGTGATCGATGATTTGA is drawn from bacterium and contains these coding sequences:
- a CDS encoding class I SAM-dependent methyltransferase — its product is MAAPADTGSACRGEEKTVVKATQHSRQVWERFWDQEKPIGEVYANSPRILEQIEKLGPVAGKRILEVGAGSGRDGFLLADQGARIIFLDYAINSLALIQTMAQRNGQSVALVRGDAFRLPFKEACLDVVYHQGLLEHFTAPKQILMENRRVLKVGGHAIADVPQRYHPYTLVKHILIALNRWFAGWETEFSRAQLERLFRDVNLDPIGFYGDWMRPSFGYRAMRELLKKLSVRLPLHPRSLPGWAKLRQKAADRFRRSRWAHYTYMDIGVVGTRR